One Bosea sp. 685 DNA segment encodes these proteins:
- a CDS encoding PAAR domain-containing protein has protein sequence MPTGPAARITDPVLHPLPPVLQPGPGSPTVLIGGLPAWRGIGGAGAAAVKAAKQASDATLDAAKAAKVAAAGTPGAPAAVTAEETAKTAASTAMSATITGAAAGGGGVDIHICATPLPLPPHGPGVVVDGSTTVMINGLPACRMGDTIVEALGPPNKIMMGCPTVIIGG, from the coding sequence ATGCCGACCGGACCGGCTGCCCGTATAACCGACCCAGTTCTGCACCCGCTGCCGCCGGTCCTGCAACCGGGGCCGGGCAGCCCGACCGTCCTGATCGGCGGCCTGCCGGCCTGGCGTGGCATCGGCGGGGCCGGTGCGGCCGCTGTGAAGGCCGCAAAGCAGGCCTCGGACGCCACGCTCGATGCGGCGAAAGCCGCCAAGGTGGCTGCGGCGGGCACGCCCGGTGCCCCGGCCGCGGTTACGGCCGAGGAGACCGCCAAGACGGCGGCGTCCACCGCGATGAGCGCGACGATCACCGGCGCGGCTGCAGGCGGCGGCGGGGTCGATATCCATATCTGCGCCACGCCCTTGCCGCTGCCGCCGCATGGCCCCGGCGTTGTTGTCGACGGCTCGACGACCGTGATGATCAATGGCTTGCCGGCCTGCCGCATGGGCGACACCATCGTCGAGGCGCTCGGGCCGCCCAACAAGATCATGATGGGCTGCCCGACGGTGATCATCGGCGGCTGA